In one window of Nakamurella sp. PAMC28650 DNA:
- a CDS encoding WXG100 family type VII secretion target codes for MSNFVGMDVAEVRDVAKRFDANAEQLEVIVQRLDQLVKRASGSWHGHDSATFAHLWSGQYRSELQATQSALAEMGRALTRNADEQDRASAADPGSGAAGIGVGNAGPVATTPDSPRVAGLKQDLAYAKLVDAAGSGSTTLPPGYEKVSPNDLEKLGLTGYKTSGITGMDVSVYRDANGHYVVAFPGSSTGASSVSALWDSGMDWVVNNVAGAGGISPQEMQAVAIAQAITSHVGADNVTFAGHSLGGQTAALASMVSGSHAVTFNAASISAVVADFPGLREGAAGLITNYETSNDPLSDGETYGALNPSVGRTVVVPGTKDWYDVKGNHGTGMIEAGIQSQIDQAEKAK; via the coding sequence ATGTCGAACTTCGTGGGGATGGATGTTGCCGAGGTCAGGGATGTGGCCAAGCGTTTCGACGCCAACGCCGAACAGCTCGAGGTCATCGTTCAGCGACTCGACCAGTTGGTGAAGCGGGCATCCGGCAGCTGGCATGGTCACGACTCCGCCACCTTCGCGCACCTGTGGAGCGGGCAGTACCGGTCGGAGCTGCAGGCGACCCAATCGGCGCTCGCCGAGATGGGTCGGGCGCTGACGCGCAACGCCGACGAGCAGGATCGGGCCAGCGCCGCAGACCCCGGCAGCGGTGCCGCCGGAATCGGTGTCGGGAATGCGGGTCCGGTGGCGACCACGCCGGACAGCCCGCGGGTTGCCGGACTCAAACAGGACCTGGCCTACGCGAAGTTGGTCGATGCAGCGGGGTCGGGAAGTACCACCCTCCCGCCGGGGTACGAGAAGGTGTCACCCAATGATCTGGAGAAGCTCGGTCTCACCGGCTACAAGACCAGCGGTATCACCGGAATGGACGTATCGGTCTACCGCGACGCCAACGGGCACTACGTGGTGGCCTTTCCGGGCTCCAGTACCGGCGCATCCAGTGTCAGCGCGTTGTGGGACTCGGGGATGGACTGGGTCGTCAACAACGTTGCTGGAGCCGGTGGCATCAGTCCCCAGGAGATGCAGGCCGTCGCGATCGCCCAGGCGATCACCTCGCACGTCGGTGCCGACAACGTGACCTTCGCTGGCCACTCCCTGGGCGGGCAGACGGCCGCGTTGGCCTCAATGGTCTCCGGGAGCCACGCGGTGACTTTCAACGCCGCGTCCATCAGCGCGGTAGTGGCTGACTTCCCTGGGTTGCGCGAGGGAGCCGCCGGCCTGATCACCAACTACGAGACCAGCAACGACCCGTTGTCCGACGGTGAGACCTACGGGGCGCTGAACCCATCGGTCGGCAGGACCGTCGTGGTGCCCGGGACCAAGGATTGGTACGACGTGAAGGGCAACCATGGCACCGGGATGATCGAAGCCGGAATCCAGAGCCAGATCGACCAGGCCGAGAAGGCAAAATGA
- the rplN gene encoding 50S ribosomal protein L14 produces the protein MIQQESRLRVADNTGAKEILCIRVLGGSGRRYAGIGDIIVATVKDAIPGAGVKKGDVVKAVIVRTVKERRRADGSYIKFDENAAVLLKGDGDPRGTRIFGPVGRELRDKKYMKIISLAPEVL, from the coding sequence GTGATTCAGCAGGAGTCCAGGCTCCGCGTCGCCGATAACACCGGCGCCAAGGAAATCCTGTGCATCCGCGTCCTCGGTGGCTCCGGCCGTCGGTACGCGGGGATCGGCGACATCATCGTCGCCACGGTCAAGGATGCCATTCCCGGTGCCGGTGTGAAGAAGGGTGACGTGGTCAAAGCCGTCATCGTGCGCACCGTCAAAGAGCGCCGTCGTGCGGACGGTTCCTACATCAAGTTCGACGAGAACGCAGCCGTTCTGCTCAAGGGCGACGGCGACCCGCGTGGCACCCGCATCTTCGGGCCGGTCGGCCGCGAGCTGCGCGACAAGAAGTACATGAAGATCATCTCGCTGGCACCGGAGGTGCTGTAG
- the rplX gene encoding 50S ribosomal protein L24: MGLKVKKGDTVLVIAGKDKGAKGKVIQSYPERNRVLVEGVNRIKKHTKVSTTQRGAKSGGIVTQEAAIHISNVMVVDGDNKPTKVGKRVDDEGRNIRVARRSGKDL, encoded by the coding sequence ATGGGCTTGAAGGTGAAGAAGGGCGACACCGTCCTGGTGATCGCAGGCAAGGACAAGGGCGCCAAGGGCAAGGTCATCCAGTCCTACCCCGAGCGGAACCGCGTGCTGGTCGAAGGCGTGAACCGGATCAAGAAGCACACCAAGGTCTCCACCACCCAGCGTGGCGCGAAGTCCGGTGGCATCGTGACCCAGGAAGCGGCCATCCACATCTCCAACGTGATGGTCGTCGACGGCGACAACAAGCCGACCAAGGTCGGCAAACGAGTGGATGACGAGGGTCGCAACATCCGCGTCGCCCGTCGTTCCGGGAAGGACCTCTGA
- the rplE gene encoding 50S ribosomal protein L5, translating into MTTVEDSPTTKVSPRLKTRYAAEIKTAMNEQFAYGNVMQIPGVVKVVVNMGVGEAARDAKLIEGAVRDLALITGQKPEVKKARKSIAQFKLREGMPIGAKVTLRNDRMWEFLDRLVTIALPRIRDFRGLSPKQFDGNGNYTFGLNEQSMFHEIDIDRIDRPRGMDITVVTTATTDDEGRALLKLLGFPFKEI; encoded by the coding sequence ATGACGACCGTAGAAGATTCGCCGACCACCAAGGTCAGCCCCCGGCTGAAGACCCGCTACGCCGCGGAGATCAAGACGGCCATGAATGAGCAGTTCGCCTACGGCAACGTCATGCAGATCCCCGGTGTCGTCAAGGTCGTCGTGAACATGGGTGTCGGTGAGGCCGCGCGTGACGCGAAGCTCATCGAAGGCGCGGTTCGCGACCTGGCGCTGATCACCGGGCAGAAGCCCGAGGTCAAGAAGGCCCGCAAGTCCATCGCCCAGTTCAAGCTGCGCGAAGGCATGCCGATCGGCGCAAAGGTCACCCTGCGCAACGACCGCATGTGGGAGTTCCTGGACCGTTTGGTGACCATCGCGTTGCCCCGTATCCGCGACTTCCGAGGCTTGTCGCCGAAGCAGTTCGACGGCAACGGCAACTACACGTTCGGTCTGAACGAGCAGTCGATGTTCCACGAGATCGACATCGACCGGATCGATCGCCCCCGCGGTATGGACATCACTGTCGTCACCACGGCCACCACCGATGACGAAGGCCGGGCGCTGCTGAAGCTCCTGGGCTTCCCGTTCAAGGAGATCTGA
- a CDS encoding type Z 30S ribosomal protein S14, giving the protein MAKTALIMKSKRKPKFAVRGYTRCNRCGRPHSVYKKFGLCRICLREMAHAGELPGITKSSW; this is encoded by the coding sequence ATGGCGAAGACCGCTCTGATCATGAAGTCCAAGCGCAAGCCGAAGTTCGCGGTGCGCGGCTACACCCGTTGCAACCGGTGCGGTCGCCCGCACTCGGTCTACAAGAAGTTCGGCCTGTGCCGCATCTGCCTGCGGGAGATGGCGCACGCCGGCGAGCTGCCGGGCATCACCAAGTCCAGCTGGTAG
- the rpsH gene encoding 30S ribosomal protein S8 — translation MVMTDPVADFLTRIRNANSAYHDEVVMPFSKLKGNIADILVKEGYIGSWTTADATVGKSLVVTLKYGPNRERSIAGVRRISKPGLRIYARSTELPKVLGGLGVAIISTSTGLLTDRQAAKKKVGGEVLAYVW, via the coding sequence ATGGTTATGACAGACCCGGTCGCGGATTTCCTGACGCGCATCCGCAATGCCAACTCGGCCTACCACGACGAGGTGGTGATGCCCTTCTCCAAGCTGAAGGGGAACATCGCCGACATCCTCGTCAAGGAGGGCTACATCGGCTCCTGGACCACCGCCGACGCCACCGTCGGCAAGTCGCTCGTCGTCACGCTCAAGTACGGCCCGAACCGTGAGCGTTCGATCGCCGGCGTCCGCCGCATCTCCAAGCCCGGGCTGCGCATCTACGCGCGTTCGACCGAGCTGCCGAAGGTCCTCGGAGGCCTCGGCGTCGCCATCATCTCGACCTCGACCGGTCTGCTGACCGATCGCCAGGCCGCCAAGAAGAAGGTGGGCGGGGAAGTCCTCGCCTACGTCTGGTAA
- the rplF gene encoding 50S ribosomal protein L6, whose protein sequence is MSRIGRLPIPVPAGVDVTIDGRTVTVKGPKGTLSHSVVEPIIISKEEDGTLAVTRPDDLRDSKSRHGLTRTLVNNMVVGVTAGYSKPMEIVGVGYRVAAEGRDLVFALGYSHPVPVKAPDGISFIVESPIRFKVEGIDKQLVGEVAANIRKLRKPDPYKGKGVRYAGEVVRRKVGKTGK, encoded by the coding sequence ATGTCGCGAATCGGAAGACTGCCGATCCCAGTTCCTGCTGGGGTCGACGTGACGATTGACGGTCGCACCGTGACGGTCAAGGGACCCAAGGGCACCCTGTCCCACTCGGTGGTCGAGCCAATCATCATCTCCAAGGAAGAGGACGGCACACTCGCCGTCACCCGCCCGGACGACCTGCGGGACTCCAAGTCCCGCCACGGTCTGACCCGGACCCTGGTGAACAACATGGTGGTCGGCGTCACCGCCGGCTACTCCAAGCCGATGGAGATCGTCGGCGTCGGTTACCGCGTGGCCGCCGAGGGCAGGGATCTGGTGTTCGCACTCGGTTACTCCCACCCGGTCCCGGTCAAGGCGCCGGACGGCATCTCCTTCATCGTCGAATCCCCGATCAGGTTCAAGGTCGAGGGCATCGACAAGCAGTTGGTCGGCGAGGTCGCCGCCAACATCCGCAAGTTGCGCAAGCCTGACCCGTACAAGGGCAAGGGCGTGCGGTACGCCGGCGAGGTCGTGCGGCGCAAGGTCGGAAAGACGGGTAAGTGA
- the rplR gene encoding 50S ribosomal protein L18, which translates to MAANVSQKRAEARTRRHFRLRKKVTGTAVRPRLVVTRSARHIAVQIVDDTIGRTLAAASTLEADLRFADGDKSAKAKKVGELIAERAKAAGVSTVVFDRGGDKYHGRIASLADGARGAGLEF; encoded by the coding sequence ATGGCAGCCAACGTTTCCCAGAAGCGCGCCGAGGCGCGGACGAGGCGGCACTTCCGTCTGCGCAAGAAGGTCACCGGCACTGCCGTGCGCCCGCGTCTTGTGGTCACCCGCTCTGCCCGGCACATCGCCGTGCAGATCGTCGACGACACGATCGGCCGGACGCTGGCCGCCGCTTCGACCCTCGAGGCGGACCTGCGGTTCGCCGACGGCGACAAGAGTGCCAAGGCCAAGAAGGTCGGCGAACTGATCGCCGAGCGCGCCAAGGCGGCCGGGGTTTCGACTGTGGTGTTCGACCGCGGTGGCGACAAGTACCACGGCCGGATCGCATCTCTGGCCGACGGCGCCCGTGGCGCCGGGCTGGAGTTCTGA
- the rpsE gene encoding 30S ribosomal protein S5, with protein sequence MPGQARQGGGGFGGQARTGGEGGGDRGGRGGRDRRDGGRRDAPVEKNPLLERIVVTNRVAKVVKGGRRFSFTALVVVGDGDGTVGVGYGKAKEIPAAIAKGVEEAKKNQFKVPRIASTIPHPIQGEAAAGVVLLRPASPGTGVIAGGPVRAVLECAGIHDVLSKSLGSDNPINIVHATIAALKGLMRPEEIAARRGLPIEDVAPAAMLRARAGQGV encoded by the coding sequence ATGCCCGGACAAGCTAGGCAGGGCGGCGGCGGTTTCGGCGGCCAGGCCCGTACCGGCGGCGAGGGTGGCGGTGACCGCGGAGGTCGCGGTGGCCGCGATCGCCGCGATGGCGGACGCCGCGACGCGCCCGTCGAGAAGAACCCGCTGTTGGAGCGCATCGTCGTCACCAACCGTGTGGCCAAGGTGGTCAAGGGTGGGCGTCGGTTCTCCTTCACCGCGCTGGTCGTCGTCGGTGACGGCGACGGCACCGTCGGCGTCGGCTACGGCAAGGCCAAGGAAATCCCGGCCGCCATCGCCAAGGGCGTGGAGGAGGCGAAGAAGAACCAGTTCAAGGTTCCGCGCATCGCCTCCACCATCCCGCACCCGATCCAGGGCGAAGCGGCCGCCGGCGTCGTCCTGCTGCGCCCGGCCAGTCCTGGTACCGGCGTCATCGCCGGTGGCCCGGTGCGTGCCGTGCTCGAGTGCGCCGGCATCCACGACGTGCTCTCCAAGTCGCTCGGCTCGGACAACCCGATCAACATCGTGCACGCGACGATCGCAGCACTGAAGGGCCTCATGCGCCCCGAGGAGATCGCGGCCCGTCGTGGGCTGCCGATCGAGGACGTGGCCCCGGCCGCGATGCTGCGCGCCCGCGCGGGACAGGGTGTGTGA
- the rpmD gene encoding 50S ribosomal protein L30: MAQQLKITQVRSTIGNKPKARESVRSLGLKKIHQVVTVPDNPVNRGYLKSARHLLTVEFVKDGNDEQ, translated from the coding sequence ATGGCCCAGCAGCTCAAGATCACGCAGGTCCGTTCCACCATCGGCAACAAGCCGAAGGCACGCGAGTCGGTGCGTTCGCTCGGCCTGAAGAAGATCCACCAGGTCGTGACGGTCCCGGACAACCCCGTGAACCGTGGCTACCTCAAGTCGGCCCGTCATCTCCTGACGGTCGAGTTTGTGAAAGATGGGAATGACGAACAGTGA
- the rplO gene encoding 50S ribosomal protein L15, with protein MTIKVHHLRPAPGAKTAKTRVGRGEGSKGKTAGRGTKGTGARKNVPASFEGGNLPLHMRLPKLKGFKNRFRVEFQVVNIGQIVTLFPEGGAIGIAELVGAGAVRANQLVKVLGDGDIAGVKLDVTANAFSGAAKEKISAAGGTTTAV; from the coding sequence GTGACGATTAAAGTCCACCACCTCCGCCCCGCTCCGGGTGCGAAGACGGCCAAGACCCGCGTCGGCCGTGGTGAAGGTTCCAAGGGCAAGACCGCGGGCCGCGGTACCAAGGGCACCGGCGCTCGCAAGAATGTCCCGGCGTCCTTCGAAGGTGGCAACCTGCCCCTGCACATGCGTCTGCCGAAGCTCAAGGGCTTCAAGAACCGCTTCCGTGTGGAGTTCCAGGTCGTCAACATCGGTCAGATCGTCACCCTGTTCCCCGAGGGTGGCGCCATTGGCATCGCCGAACTGGTCGGGGCCGGCGCGGTCCGCGCCAACCAGTTGGTGAAGGTGCTCGGCGACGGCGACATCGCCGGTGTCAAGCTCGACGTCACCGCGAATGCCTTCTCCGGTGCGGCGAAGGAAAAGATCAGCGCGGCCGGCGGTACCACCACCGCCGTCTGA